The genomic stretch GAGCGGCAATGCTGTTATCCTGCGCGGTGGATCGGAAAGCCGTCATTCAACCCGCGTGATCGTCGAGTGCATGCAGGCCGGCCTCAAGGCTGCAGACCTGCCGGGCGATGCGGTTCAGACGATCCAGACCACCGATCGTGCCGCCGTCGCAGCGCTGCTCGAAGCGGTCGAGCATGTCGATCTTGTCATCCCGCGCGGTGGGCGCGGGCTCGTGGAACTGGTGCGGGACAAGGCGAAGGTCCCCACTCTTCTCCACCTCGACGGCAATTGCCACAGCTACGTCCACGAAGCCGCCGATCTCGACAAGGCGGCAGAGGTCATCCGCAATGCCAAGCTGCGCCGCACCGGCGTGTGCGGGGCCACCGAGAGCGTGGTGGTCGACAAGGCCGTGGCGCAGGATTTCATCCCGCGCCTCGCCGAGATCATGGGCAATGATTGCGAACTACGCGGCGACGAGACCGCGGTGTCGATCGACGGACGCATCACGCCTGCCACCGATGAAGACTGGGGCACCGAATATCTCGATCCCATCGCCTCGGTGAAGGTGGTCGACGGCATCGACGATGCGATCGAATGGGTCTCGACCTACAGTTCGCACCATACCGATGCGATCATGACCGAGGACGATGCCGCTGCGAAGCGCTTCATGGACAGCATCG from Qipengyuania profundimaris encodes the following:
- a CDS encoding glutamate-5-semialdehyde dehydrogenase, with the translated sequence MTDQKLDPQIHVHELGSRARDASRKLAIAGTDQKNLALREAAKALRSRMAELLEANSKDVDSVAGSKPESFIDRLRLTEDRVEGMASALEEIADLDDPVGRVLATFDRPNGLEIQRVAVPIGVIGMIYESRPNVGADASALCLKSGNAVILRGGSESRHSTRVIVECMQAGLKAADLPGDAVQTIQTTDRAAVAALLEAVEHVDLVIPRGGRGLVELVRDKAKVPTLLHLDGNCHSYVHEAADLDKAAEVIRNAKLRRTGVCGATESVVVDKAVAQDFIPRLAEIMGNDCELRGDETAVSIDGRITPATDEDWGTEYLDPIASVKVVDGIDDAIEWVSTYSSHHTDAIMTEDDAAAKRFMDSIDSAIVMRNASTQFADGGEFGMGAEIGIATGKMHARGPVGLEQLCSFKYLVHGDGQTRPA